In one window of Methanotorris formicicus Mc-S-70 DNA:
- a CDS encoding radical SAM protein has product MELPKGCQYCIRGEKLVLFITGLCNQNCYYCPLSEKRKGKDVIYANERQITSIEEVIEEAYLCSSKGVGITGGNPLLRIDRTCEYLKALKDEFGEKFHAHLYTTPDLIDKEKLEKLQDAGLDEIRLHPTKIFNEGANTEYYKLLLDKLKLCMEYIEDVGVEIPSIPNMEKEILNLAYKLDEIGVKFLNINELEFSETTYDTLIAKGFEVKDDISSAIKGSEETALYVSENFKGNMIINYCPSSLKDNIQLRNRLINRAKNVAKDYEVITDEGLLLRGIMIFDNKEDLEEIAEILRDNEVEFEIVENKIYLNPFVLEDLIEEMKRARYEIKFSAYISEVYPTVDALEVERIPLVTKKLKFRRRK; this is encoded by the coding sequence ATGGAACTTCCAAAGGGTTGTCAATACTGCATTAGAGGAGAGAAGTTAGTTTTATTCATTACTGGCTTATGTAACCAAAACTGCTACTACTGCCCACTATCTGAAAAAAGAAAGGGTAAAGATGTGATTTATGCCAACGAAAGGCAAATAACATCTATTGAAGAGGTTATAGAGGAGGCATACCTTTGTAGTAGCAAGGGTGTAGGGATAACTGGTGGAAATCCACTTTTAAGAATAGATAGGACGTGTGAATACTTGAAAGCATTGAAGGATGAGTTCGGGGAAAAATTTCATGCCCACCTATATACAACCCCAGATTTGATAGATAAAGAAAAATTGGAAAAATTGCAGGATGCAGGATTGGATGAAATTAGACTACATCCAACAAAAATATTCAATGAAGGTGCAAATACAGAATATTATAAACTTCTGTTGGATAAATTAAAACTCTGTATGGAATATATTGAAGATGTTGGAGTTGAAATCCCATCTATTCCAAACATGGAAAAAGAAATCTTAAATCTTGCATATAAGTTGGATGAAATAGGGGTTAAATTTTTAAACATCAATGAGTTGGAGTTCTCAGAGACAACTTATGACACTTTAATCGCAAAAGGGTTTGAGGTTAAGGATGATATATCCTCAGCCATTAAGGGGAGTGAAGAAACTGCCCTATATGTGTCTGAAAACTTTAAAGGAAACATGATAATTAATTACTGCCCATCCTCATTAAAGGACAACATCCAGTTGAGGAATAGACTTATAAACAGGGCAAAAAATGTGGCAAAGGATTATGAGGTTATAACAGATGAAGGTTTATTGCTTAGGGGAATTATGATATTTGATAATAAAGAGGATTTGGAAGAGATAGCAGAAATTTTGAGAGATAATGAAGTTGAATTTGAAATTGTTGAAAATAAAATCTATCTAAACCCATTTGTATTGGAGGATTTGATAGAAGAGATGAAAAGGGCAAGATATGAAATTAAATTCAGTGCATATATCTCTGAGGTGTATCCAACAGTTGA
- a CDS encoding DUF655 domain-containing protein: MVKKYFKSKKRKDFEDYAWVLDYLPYGYSDDPRPIHERKPIAQAIGEKQFVLMELILKDDIEVGLAERVYIGRGKRDKIDHVAKMIKYDNLTNTAKTELLYVVMEAVKNNEERFINFLNKCQSITPRKHMLELLPEIGKKHMWQIIEEREKKPFESFKDFEERTHKDIVRVIAKRIVEELKEDQKYYLFVKWKRGLILDEEKMAFYLKE; encoded by the coding sequence ATGGTCAAAAAATACTTTAAGTCTAAAAAAAGGAAAGACTTTGAAGACTACGCATGGGTTTTAGATTACTTACCTTATGGATATTCCGATGATCCAAGACCTATCCATGAGAGAAAACCTATTGCTCAAGCCATTGGAGAAAAACAGTTTGTGTTGATGGAATTAATTTTAAAAGATGATATAGAAGTTGGATTGGCAGAGAGAGTATATATCGGAAGAGGAAAGAGGGATAAGATAGACCATGTTGCAAAAATGATAAAATACGATAACCTAACAAACACTGCAAAAACTGAATTGTTATATGTAGTTATGGAGGCAGTTAAAAATAACGAAGAGAGGTTTATAAACTTTTTAAACAAATGCCAAAGCATAACACCAAGAAAACACATGTTAGAACTTCTCCCAGAAATTGGAAAAAAACACATGTGGCAAATAATTGAAGAGAGGGAAAAAAAGCCATTTGAAAGTTTTAAGGACTTTGAGGAGAGGACACATAAAGATATCGTTAGAGTTATAGCAAAAAGAATTGTTGAAGAATTAAAAGAAGACCAAAAATACTACCTATTTGTTAAGTGGAAGAGGGGGCTAATTTTAGATGAGGAAAAAATGGCTTTTTATTTAAAAGAATAA
- a CDS encoding RNA polymerase Rpb4 family protein has translation MIGKEILSQKYITVSEAKAIMTNMAGEELSYEHGCALDYLQKFAKLSPEDAKKLVEELMEIGVDEKHAVKIVDILPEDYDDLRVIYYREDLPPNKDEILEIVAKYL, from the coding sequence ATGATAGGAAAAGAAATTCTCAGCCAAAAATACATAACAGTTTCAGAGGCAAAGGCCATCATGACAAACATGGCAGGAGAGGAATTATCCTATGAACATGGTTGTGCATTAGATTACCTCCAAAAATTCGCAAAGTTGTCCCCTGAGGATGCAAAAAAGTTGGTTGAAGAATTAATGGAAATTGGGGTTGATGAGAAACATGCAGTTAAAATAGTGGACATCCTTCCAGAAGATTATGATGACTTAAGAGTTATCTACTATAGGGAAGATTTACCACCAAATAAAGATGAAATTTTAGAAATTGTTGCAAAGTACCTATAA
- a CDS encoding 50S ribosomal protein L21e codes for MAQRSEGFRSKTRKKLSKHPRERGLYPITRALKKYKEGEYVHIIIDPSYHKGMPHPRYHGRTGIVVGQRGRAFIVRVRDGGKYKLIIARPQHLRPCKA; via the coding sequence ATGGCACAAAGAAGTGAAGGATTTAGAAGTAAAACAAGAAAAAAACTTTCAAAACACCCAAGAGAAAGAGGTCTCTACCCAATTACAAGAGCGTTAAAGAAATATAAGGAAGGAGAATATGTCCATATCATCATTGACCCATCATACCATAAAGGTATGCCACACCCAAGATACCATGGAAGAACAGGAATCGTTGTAGGACAAAGAGGTAGAGCATTCATTGTTAGAGTTAGAGATGGAGGAAAATACAAACTCATCATTGCAAGACCACAACACTTAAGGCCTTGCAAAGCATAA